One Panicum virgatum strain AP13 chromosome 9K, P.virgatum_v5, whole genome shotgun sequence genomic region harbors:
- the LOC120648945 gene encoding electron transfer flavoprotein subunit alpha, mitochondrial-like: MLGSVISTKTWAHVQLLSNDPSIQFRDGSAHSCSFPAAFFWSRARFSFSSPFRIQRERERERERERGTAAMVVGALRRGSGHGGGGFRCSSRLLAQSLRRFASSLVVAEHEGGFVKPSSLSALAAAEAIAKESKISVLLGGSGPALHKAADHAASSHPLVSEVLVADSEALAHPLAEPWAELIHSVQQKGGYSHVIASSTSFGKNLLPRAAALLDVSPVTDVTAIKEPRVFVRPIYAGNALCTVKYTGEDPCMMSIRSTSFSPTTEAMSETKVAPITQVDLSFLSEGTIGKSTWVNLTSQDTERPDLANARVVVTGGRGLKSAANFKLLEQLAENLGAAVGASRAAVDAGYVPNDLQVGQTGKIVAPELYMAFGVSGAIQHLAGMRDSKVIVAVNKDADAPIFQVADYGLVADLFEVLDELLKKIPDKK, translated from the exons ATGCTGGGCTCGGTGATAAGCACTAAGACGTGGGCACACGTGCAGCTGCTCTCCAACGACCCATCAATCCAATTCCGTGACGGCTCTGCCCACTCTTGCTCGTTTCCTGCTGCCTTTTTCTGGAGCAGAGCCCGTTTCAGTTTCAGCTCACCCTTCCGaattcagagagagagagagagagagagagagagagagagaggcacggcggcgatggtggtgggcGCGCTGCGGAGGGGGAgcggacacggcggcggcggcttccgctGCAGCTCGCGGCTTCTCGCCCAGTCGCTCCGCAGATTC GCGAGCTCGCTGGTCGTGGCGGAACACGAAGGTGGGTTCGTGAAGCCGTCGTCCCTGAGCGCATTGGCTGCTGCAGAGGCCATTGCAAAAGAGAGCAAAATTTCCGTTCTGTTGGGTGGATCCGGGCCTGCGCTTCACAAGGCTGCCGATCATGCTGCGTCCAGTCATCCATTGGTTTCTGAG GTGCTCGTTGCCGATTCAGAAGCCTTGGCACATCCTTTGGCTGAACCGTGGGCCGAGCTAATCCATTCTGTTCAGCAGAAAGGAGGCTACTCTCATGTTATAGCTTCATCGACGTCATTCGGGAAGAATTTGCTTCCACGTGCTGCAGCTCTTCTTGATGTATCCCCTGTTACTGATGTCACTGCAATAAAGGAGCCACGAGTCTTTGTGAG GCCAATTTATGCTGGAAATGCACTTTGTACTGTGAAATATACTGGAGAGGATCCTTGCATGATGAGTATCAGATCAACTTCATTTTCTCCAACTACTGAGGCTATGTCTGAAACAAAGGTTGCACCAATCACCCAGGTCGATCTCTCTTTCCTCAGTGAAG GTACCATAGGGAAATCTACATGGGTGAATCTAACATCCCAAGACACggagcgacctgatcttgcaaACGCACGTGTAGTAGTCACTGGAGGCAGAGGTTTAAAAAGTGCTGCAAATTTTAAATTGCTGGAGCAGCTGGCTGAGAACCTTGGTGCAGCAG tGGGTGCAAGTAGGGCTGCTGTTGATGCTGGTTATGTTCCAAACGACCTTCAG GTTGGTCAGACAGGGAAAATTGTTGCACCGGAGCTCTATATGGCTTTTGGAGTTTCTGGAGCAATACAGCACTTGGCGGGAATGAGAGATTCAAAGGTTATTGTGGCTGTTAATAAAGATGCTGATGCCCCCATATTTCAG GTTGCAGATTATGGACTTGTTGCAGATCTGTTTGAGGTTCTGGACGAATTGTTGAAGAAGATCCCAGACAAGAAATAA
- the LOC120649186 gene encoding acyl-CoA-binding domain-containing protein 6 — protein MASSGLAYPDRFYAAAAYAGFGPGGATSSAAISRFQNDVALLLYGLHQQATVGPCNVPKPRAWNPVEQSKWTSWHGLGSMPSAEAMRLFVKILEEEDPGWYSRVPEFNSEPVVDIQMHKPKEEPQVVPASTNGTLFSEPKIVSENGSSVETQDKDVILEGLSTVSSHDEWTPLSISGHRPKPRYEHGATVLQDKMYIFGGNHNGRYLSDLQALDLKSLTWSKIDAKLQAESSDSAKTSQIAPCAGHSLITWGNKFFSIAGHTKDPSEGITVKEFDPHTCTWSIVRTYGKSPVSRGGQTVTLVGTTLVLFGGEDAKRCLLNDLHILDLETMTWDDVDAIGTPPSPRSDHAAACHADRYLLIFGGGSHATCFNDLHVLDLQTMEWSRPKQQGLTPSPRAGHAGATIGENWYIVGGGNNKSGVSETLVLNMSTLTWSVVSTVEGRVPLASEGMTLVHSNYNGYDYLISFGGYNGRYSNEVYTLKLNLKSDSKSTVKEETVSDTTSRVVEPEVETSQDGKIREIAMDSADSDVKNNSDEASEQLLAALKAEKEELEALLNREQLQTVQLKEEISHAENRNLELTKELQAVRGQLAAEQSRCFKLEVDVAELRQKLQSMDALEKEVELLRRQRAASEQAALDAKQRQSSGGMWGWLVGTPPDKSES, from the exons atggcgagctCCGGACTCGCCTACCCTGACCGCTtctacgccgccgcggcctacGCCGGGTTCGGCCCCGGTGGGGCCACCTCCTCGGCAGCTATCTCCCGCTTCCAAAACgacgtcgccctcctcctctaCGGCCTACACCAGCAG GCCACAGTTGGTCCGTGCAATGTGCCCAAGCCAAGGGCATGGAACCCCGTGGAGCAGAGCAAATGGACCAG TTGGCATGGGCTTGGAAGCATGCCATCAGCAGAGGCGATGCGTCTTTTTGTCAAAATCTTGGAG GAGGAAGATCCTGGATGGTACTCTAGGGTCCCTGAGTTCAATTCTGAGCCTGTTGTGGATATCCAAATGCAT AAACCAAAAGAAGAGCCACAGGTTGTACCAGCTTCAACAAATGGAACATTATTTTCAGAACCAAAAATCGTTTCTGAAAATGGAAGTTCTGTGGAAACACAGGACAAAGATGTTATTCTGGAAGGCCTTAGTACTGTTAGTTCTCATGATGAATGGACTCCATTATCTATCAGTGGTCATCGTCCGAAGCCTCGTTATGAG CATGGAGCGACTGTGTTGCAAGATAAGATGTATATATTTGGTGGAAACCATAACGGGCGTTACCTTAGTGACCTTCAG GCTTTGGATCTGAAGAGTTTGACTTGGTCAAAGATTGATGCCAAATTGCAAGCAGAATCTTCTGATTCAGCTAAGACCTCACAAATTGCTCCCTGTGCTGGTCATTCATTG ATAACATGGGGCAACAAATTTTTCTCTATTGCCGGGCATACTAAAGATCCATCTGAAGGCATTACAG TGAAGGAATTTGATCCGCATACTTGTACCTGGTCTATTGTCAGGACTTATGGAAAATCACCG GTTTCTCGTGGAGGTCAGACAGTGACTCTTGTTGGAACAACTCTAGTTTTGTTCGGTGGTGAAGATGCAAAGCGGTGCCTCCTAAATGACTTGCACATTCTTGATCTTGAAACCATGACATGGGATGATGTGGATGCAAT AGGCACCCCTCCTTCTCCAAGATCAGATCATGCTGCTGCTTGCCATGCTGACCGCTATCTTTTAATATTTGGTGGGGGATCTCATGCGACATGTTTCAATGACCTGCATGTCCTCGATTTGCAGACG ATGGAGTGGTCAAGACCCAAACAACAAGGCCTGACTCCAAGCCCACGAGCTGGCCATGCTGGTGCAACTATTGGGGAGAATTGGTACATAGTTGGGGGTGGTAATAATAAAAGTG GTGTGTCTGAGACTCTTGTTCTCAACATGTCAACTCTGACTTGGTCAGTTGTTAGCACTGTGGAAGGACGGGTTCCCCTTGCCAGTGAG GGCATGACTTTAGTGCATAGCAATTACAATGGCTATGATTATCTCATCTCTTTTGGAGGATACAATGGACGATACAGCAACGAG GTTTACACTCTTAAACTTAACCTCAAATCAGATTCCAAGTCAACTGTAAAAGAAGAAACCGTCTCAGACACTACATCTAGGGTAGTGGAACCAGAGGTTGAAACTTCTCAAGATGGGAAGATACGAGAGATTGCCATGGACAGCGCTGATTCAGATGTG AAAAACAACTCCGATGAAGCAAGTGAACAACTTTTAGCGGCTCTCAAAGCTGAGAAAGAGGAACTAGAAGCGTTACTTAACAGGGAACAGCTGCAAACTGTACAACTTAAAGAAGAAATTTCTCATGCGGAGAACAGAAATTTGGAGCTCACTAAG GAACTTCAAGCTGTCCGTGGCCAACTTGCTGCTGAGCAGTCAAGATGTTTCAAACTTGAG GTTGATGTTGCGGAACTACGACAGAAGCTTCAAAGCATGGATGCATTGGAAAAGGAGGTCGAGCTGCTTCGACGACAGAGAGCCGCGTCAGAGCAAGCAGCATTGGACGCAAAACAGAGGCAAAGTTCCGGCGGCATGTGGGGCTGGCTCGTTGGAACCCCGCCTGATAAATCTGAATCGTGA